One segment of Solanum stenotomum isolate F172 chromosome 1, ASM1918654v1, whole genome shotgun sequence DNA contains the following:
- the LOC125854675 gene encoding protein PELPK1-like — translation MAQNYHLSSFLLLTFHNLFYIDGNITGATAQHLLETPLPEIPKPELPKVPALPKTEIPTVPKPKFPTIPKPKIPAVPKPEIPTFPKPQLPTLPNPKMPEIPAMPKLEFPPLKKSEIPAVPKSEVPPAMKKPEVPTLPKPELPSVPKPEISELSISRPEPTP, via the coding sequence ATGGCTCAGAACTACCACTTATCTTCTTTTTTACTACTTACAtttcacaatttattttatattgatggCAACATAACTGGAGCAACTGCACAACACCTTCTAGAGACGCCCCTCCCTGAGATACCTAAACCAGAACTCCCCAAAGTGCCAGCGTTACCAAAGACTGAAATCCCAACTGTGCCGAAACCTAAGTTTCCAACCATACCAAAGCCTAAGATCCCTGCTGTTCCAAAGCCTGAGATACCAACTTTCCCGAAGCCCCAATTACCAACTTTGCCAAATCCTAAGATGCCTGAGATTCCCGCAATGCCAAAACTAGAGTTTCCTCCCTTGAAAAAGTCAGAAATCCCAGCAGTGCCAAAGTCTGAGGTTCCTCCGGCTATGAAAAAGCCTGAAGTTCCAACTTTACCAAAGCCCGAGCTACCGAGTGTGCCAAAGCCAGAAATTTCAGAACTATCAatatcacgccccgagcctacaccctag
- the LOC125854685 gene encoding uncharacterized protein LOC125854685, which translates to MAPYEALYGHICRSLIGWFEVGEAALSGPDLFHETMEKVQLIRDRLKRAQSRQKSYADVMRRDLEFKIDDWVFLKVSLMKVVVRFGKKEKLSPRYVGSYRILKRVGNVAYKLELRVELAAVEQRQKGPAPSSARAHAPRYRGEHKGQNLKDFKARPAQSSGSVAQGGSLIPHKEXREGVPKNRQGSGNLGNMAQSSSTAPPDRVAPRGDTSSTGLTLPEEWQSYRLCLKTVEGS; encoded by the exons GAGGCACTATATGGGCATATATGCAGGTCCctgattggttggtttgaagtaggtgaagcagccttgagtGGGCCAGATTTATTTCATGAGactatggagaaagttcagcTCATCCGAGATAGACTAAAAAGAGCTcagagtcgtcagaagtcctatgcagatgtgatGAGAAGGGATTTAGAGTTcaaaattgatgattgggttttcctgaaggtgtcacTTATGAAGGTGGTggtgagatttggcaagaaagagaagctcagtcctagatatgtaggttCTTACAGAAtcctgaaaagggttggtaatgtggcttatAAGTTAGAGTTGCGAGTAGAACTAGCAGCG gttgag caaaggcaaaaaggacctgctccatcatctgctagagcACATGCACCCAGATACAGAGGTGAACATAAAGGCCAGAATTTGAAGGACTTCAAGGCTAGACCAGCACAATCTtcaggtagtgtggcacaaggaggcaGTTTGATTCCT CATAAAGAGNTTCGTGAAGGAGTGCCTAAGAAcaggcaaggtagtggaaatctggGCAATAtggcccaatcttcatcaactGCTCCCCCAGACAGGGTGGCACCTAGAGGAGATACTTCTAGTACCG Gtttgactttaccagaag aatggcaaagttatagatTATGCCTCaagacagttgaaggttcatga